The Streptomyces seoulensis genome contains a region encoding:
- a CDS encoding DUF1232 domain-containing protein has translation MDKSTIALVGAAVVAAAVLVLAVVLLVRLVRTRRTLREAGLPTGPRWVFWGAVLYLVLPTDLLPDPVYLDDIGVLLLALRSLRAARPLPGKTGDL, from the coding sequence GTGGACAAGAGCACGATCGCGCTGGTGGGGGCCGCCGTCGTGGCGGCGGCCGTACTGGTGCTGGCCGTCGTCCTGCTGGTGCGGCTGGTCCGGACCCGGCGCACGCTGCGGGAAGCGGGGCTGCCGACCGGGCCGCGCTGGGTCTTCTGGGGTGCCGTCCTCTATCTGGTGCTGCCGACCGATCTGCTTCCCGACCCGGTCTATCTCGACGACATCGGCGTCCTGCTTCTCGCCCTGCGAAGCCTGCGCGCCGCGCGTCCGCTGCCCGGCAAGACGGGCGACCTCTGA